DNA from Deltaproteobacteria bacterium:
CTTTTACCCCCTGCCCGAAGGGACGGAACTTAATGTTCGTTTCAGTATCCCCGAGATTGAGGTGGATTTTTCGGTAGTTGCAAAAGTTGTCTGGTCCGCCGTCGTCAGGGAAAGTGAAGATGAATCCGGCATGGGGATTAATTTTCTGAATATGAGTGAAGAAAAGTCGGAAATCCTTAAGAATTATATCGAGAAAAAATTAGGAATGATTTAACTCCGGCAATTTTCTTTTACAATTTCAAGCAGATACCTTGCCGCCTTTTCCATATCTTCAATCCTGATCCTTTCCTCATTGCTATGGA
Protein-coding regions in this window:
- a CDS encoding TIGR02266 family protein; translated protein: MSQAFPAVRKSERLPITLEVNFKTELEFLNSKTRNISAGGMFIRTFYPLPEGTELNVRFSIPEIEVDFSVVAKVVWSAVVRESEDESGMGINFLNMSEEKSEILKNYIEKKLGMI